The DNA sequence GAAATACTTCACAGATAATGTCTGGTTTGTGGCTTCTTTATCTACTACGTTTGACTGAGCATTAGCTAATTTCTGTTTATCTTACAATGTTACCAACATTGGAAACAAATTTGTAATTCTAAAACAATTCGCATGCAGGGAATTGTCGGATTTGGTATTGGTCTAGCGGCAATGGTCAGTACTTAATCTTTTTTCCCTTATGCAATTCAGCATCGTCAAATCacaattgtttttcaaaattcctcatTGGATGTTTTTCTATTCATACCACATTTAGGGAAATAGGGCAATCGCGGAAATTCAGTTTGCAGATTACATTTATCCTGCTTTTGATCAGGTATTCATTCCATCTGGCAAATGTTGTATTGCCGCACGTTTAGATTTTCAGTAACAGATGCTCTTGTTTATGTAGATTGTCAATGAAGCTGCTAAGTTCAGATATCGTAGTGGGAACCAGTTTAACTGTGGAGGTATAGCATCATCAGTATTTGATGGTCAAATGAGATATTCTTTTACCAGCTGTCGCTGCTGAGGTTTGATGTGATATTCTCAGGCTTAACAATAAGAGCTCCTTATGGAGCAGTAGGACATGGGGGACATTATCATTCTCAATCCCCAGAAGCATTCTTCTGTCATGTCCCTGGTATCAAAGTATGGTTTGTGTTCCCAGAATCTGGATTGCTCCTTTCAGATTCCCTTTTTGCTGTCaaatctttccatttcttctggGAGTCTGAAGGAAGAGACATTTATTTTGCGAGTATTGACCATTACATGAAGAACATGCACGTACCATTTCATTGTTTGGTCATAATTGCTTCTTATGGTTTCTCCCGAATGACTGTATGTGAGGCAGAAAAGGATACAAGAAACCTAAGAAGTGTAGTCTGTTTCCCTGATTGAAAAATTCTTTATATGAGCAGGTCTAGTTCTGGAGACTGATTAATTGAATGACGTGCAACCTATCTAGAtgtttttctaatattaataaCTGAGGCAAATCTTAAGTTCTTAAAAAGCACCAGTGTTCTACTTTAAAATCTCACTAAGGGAGCATCTTTCGACTTCAATGGTTGAGGAATTTGGTGTGTAtgatgatttcctttttaagtGCATCGGAGCTATTTATGTGATTGGTTTTTCAAAGATAAGAGCTGATCAAATTTGCATCTCTTGAGGACAGATTATGGTTAGTTAAATTGTCCATGGTTTGGCCATAAAAGTTATTCGAGATGTTCActgaaattcagaaaaaaaccTCAATGGAACTTATACTCTTTTATTACTCCATTATGTTGTGGTTTAGACACCGCCCGGCACCTTTCTTAACGATTCTTCTTGTAGGTGGTCATCCCTCGAAGCCCGAGTCAAGCAAAAGGACTATTAATCTCCTGCATACGTGATCCAAATCCTATTGTCTTTTTCGAACCTAAGGTATTCTGTTTTTTACTCTAAGCTCGATGACTCGATAACTCTGTCTAACTTTAAGAACTTATTTTTCGGTGGATCCAGTGGCTGTATCGTTTGGCTGTTGAAGAGGTTCCTGAACATGATTATATGTTGCCGTTGTCAGAGGCTGAGGTACTCTTCTTTAAGCCTATGCAGTCAAAGACTTTAGATTCTAACAAAGTTCCAATGTGGTAGGTGATTCGTGAAGGCACTGATATAACATTGGTTGGATGGGGAGCTCAGCTTTCGATCATGGAAGAAGCCTGCCTTGATGCTGAAAACGTAAGTTTATTCCAGATTATTAAATACTGATCTATCTTCCTGCTGCTGCGGGCCATCTTGAATGTAATTTCAAAGTGCAGAAAGTCTGGAGctgaacataattttttttttgttcagcaTTGAAAGTGATGATTCCGACTCCACTTTTCCAACGTCTCGTTTCTTGGAGTTTTCTGGAAAGATGAATGGCATTCTTGTGACCGATTTCCAAATATATTTGTTTGTCACAATGAATGCTGATAGATATCATGCCATTACATTTTCTACAGCTTGAGCAGTACTTGTGGTGTGTAATGTATGTGTCATCTACATATTGATGTTGTCAAACCCCTAGGTGTCCAGACTCCAGATACTGCCACACTTTAGTGACTATCATCTGTTAAAGGGCCTCAAGATAGGTTGATTGTTCTTAGTCATCTAATGTCCTCAAACTCATATTATCAAGAAACTTTTTAGGATGGGATCTCTTGTGAACTGATAGACCTCAAAACTCTAATACCCTGGGATAAGGAGACAGTGGAGGCATCTGTCAGGAAAACTGGAAGACTTCTGGTACATTCTGCTTTCCGCTTTCCCTCTGATAACTCATGAGATTATTGAAGTAAGTCAAATCCCTATTTGCAGATTAGTCATGAAGCTCCTGTAACTGGAGGTTTTGGTGCTGAAATCTCTGCTTCAATTGTTGAAAGATGCTTCTTAAGAGTgagcatgaagatatttgtcTTTTTCCCATTCTTATTTCTATGGCAATACTGGTTCAAGGATATTCTCTTTCTTCTTATGGCTAAATGAGAAGTCTTCTAGTCCCTAAAAGCTGTATTTGTTTTGCAGCTAGAAGCCCCAGTTGCCAGAATCTGTGGTCTGGACACACCCTTTCCCCTTGTTTTCGAACCATTCTATTTGCCCACCAAAAATAAGGTGATCAGATTTTGTCTTGTAGCGTTGCCTTCACATGAGGATAATGAAGTATTTGCTGATTTTGTGACCTTTTGTTCTGGATGCAGATACTGGATGCCATAAAATCAACTGTAAATTACTAATGGGTACTTGACTCTCATTGTTTACTCCAGTCATGCCTTGATATGATGTGCATAACAAATTGTGACTCgcaaaatttcagaaacaaGTTGTTCGATACTTCATGCCTGAAGATTTAACTGTATCAACCCCTGCTATATGTGAGAGTCCATGGAGGATTTTTTGGGGTAGTACATGGCTGGGATAAGGAGTTTGTCTTTCCTCGCCTAGGGTGTAATAGACCCGTCAAACTTGACAAGTTGGATGGAGTTTAcgaaaggactcgattgcatcaacttaacaagttttagaattaaatgcactttttaaaaaatcttacGACTCATTTGCACTTTCGTGATTCGTTTCATTTTCTTCCATGGGACAGTAATATCATTGTCAGCCTAGAATGGACGAGGATTATCATTAGATTATGTCAAAAGGGCCCGTAAGAGACCCACTTCAGTACTCTTGAACCAAGTTGAAActcagacccaaaaaaaaaaaaaaaaaaaaactaagttgAAACAGTGAGAAGAGAATCCTGAGGATTAGTAACCAAGTGAAGGAGCTCGCTCAAGTGCAAAATCCAGgcttgcaaaattttcaatcaatttggTCACATTACTATTGCCTACACAAATTACGTAGCTTCCAAGTTCGCACTAAGATAATTTTCCACATTTTGCTACTACAAATAAGTGTTGTTTTCTACCTGCAGTGGATAGATTCCGAGCCGGCATGATTACCTCAGTCCTAGGGAGTCAATTCTGCCGTCCTCTTTCATGAGAGCTTCCGACAGCGGGCGATTCTTGTTGGAGTAGTTGCCATCGAAATAATTATCGTGATTGGTGAGTGAAAAAGTACGTTATGTATGGACGATACGGCCAACGCGATATAACCGTCCAACCATATTACCCGTGCCGTATGTGTCGCAATCAACTTCTCAAATCTCCATTTGAATCTCGAAGCTCCTCTTTCCAACGACTGCTTTCCTCACATGCCAACCTAGCGTTGGGCTACCACCGAATAAGACACTACCTAGGACGAGGGGTGAGATTAGATTCGGTTGGAGACGGCTACATTCAGAACCTGAACTGAATCTTTTTTCACCCGCGCTTGTCTGCTTCAGCCTACTTACTCGATCTTACTTCTATAAACAGAACTTTTCTACTCCAACCTACTCTGAATTTGGACGCAATTCACAAGATCAAGTTCCGGCGTACTCAGCgcatttctttctcttgaaATCATAATCTTTTGCCTTCCCAAGACCTAAGAAGCACTTCGACTGCTTGATACGGCAACATTACGCAgtcaaaatcaaattcgggCGATAATGCAAAATTATCCTTATACCACCACCATTGAGACTCGAGAGTGATCCTTACCCATAATGTTTCTTGAAATGAATACACACTTATAAAATACCAAAgctattcgaccaaaaaaaaagaaaataccaaaACTAGGAGAAGAATATAGCCAGAGAGCAAACTCACTTTGCTGTTCTTTTAAGCAGTGACAGTCAAGAAAGTCAACTCTGACACCATTAATCTTTTTTAGTATTTCTCATTGGTGACATTAAGAGGAAGCTGTAATTTTGCACACTGGATGCAAGCAAACAAAACGATACTATTTTCTTCCAAGATACATGCACATAAACAACTAGCCTTTCTTGCTCTCCCTTAATTTATCTTCAATTGGAAAGGGCCTCGACAGCAATATCCTCCATTATTTACAACTCAACCCAGTCTCCGCCCTCGATGCCAACCTTTCCCACCCCCCACGACTGCTTGAATCATGTCAATATGATCTCGACATCAGATATCTGTCaccaaataaaaatcaacaGAGCTCAGATGCTAAAAGCATAAAACCGCAAGAGCCATAGAACATAAGCTTCATGATCTTTCTCTATGTCATACTCCTTTGTTGGATACTTCAGACATGTCCTCAAGTTTACAAAGATCCATAACAAGTACAAGCAGCAACGAGAAAGGAACTTCAAAAATCAATCTACAATGGGATATCACATACTACAATTTGGAGCCAGAAACAGACTCTTTGATTAATATTACCAAAATCACCACATCCCATACGAATAGAGAAAAGAAGTAAAATTGTTCAATACAACCTCCACAAATTCTGAAACTTGAGACTACTCACAAATTGAAGATCTTCAATACCCTATATACATACGTGTGTTTGTTCATATGCATCCGTTCACTTCCGTATGAATATGTGCATGCATGTTCATGTGGAAAGTATATCATTGTGCACGAATGCATGCATGTGTTCTTGACTTCAGATATCATATCCTTATGTTTGCAGCTGCTGCATATATAGCTGCAAAACATAGGCAAGGCTAAGGGGCAAACTTCATCTACTACCAGATAAAGCCCGGAGATGCAAATGACACATGACCCTTTAGTTATGCCAAAAGCCACACATTTACAGAGCAAATGAAAACTGGAAATGAAGAACAAAGAATGCGGCAGCATCAAAAGAATAAGAGCTGTACCATTGCTGGATTTTCCTGAACTCGGTGAGCACAGGATATATGTTCTCAAAGGCAGTGTATGTCTCTTCTCGCACCTGGATAATCAAATAGCATGAGCGAGGCTAATATGACTCCAGAAAAACCCGCAGAACCAAAGATATCTACATAATCACCTTTGCCCCAGTGAGGACAATTTTTCCTGACACAAAGATTAGCAGCACGATTTTTGGTTGTTTCATTCGATATATCAAGCCAGGGAACAGCTCTGGTTCATACTgccacataaaaaataaaaaaaagacgcATCAACCAACAGTTCCAAGAAATGACTTGTGACAAATTGCAGATTATCTTCCAGTGACAACAACTTTAATATAGAAAACCAGCAATTCTAAGGCCAAAAAAGAGCAGAGGGCTCCTGACATCATAAGCGGTGAGATGTGCAGCTGCAACTTACACTTGAGAAGGCACCATGTGAATATGCAAGACCTTCAAGCCTGATAGGGAATTTCACATCACAAGAACCCAcgatattttgaattttgaaatcctGGCAAAGAGAAGCACCATAAATTAACTCAGTAACTATAGGCAGTCAACCACGATATTCTGTCACAGAAATAGGGAGAGACATATGTACCTTAAATTTAGCCGGGAATCCGAGTTTCTGAATGATTCGAGCATACTGGCAGGAAGAATAAAAAGTTAGCCTACAAATGATCATTGTCTTGAATTGCATTGTTGTTTCACTCCAAAACAAGATACAAGTTGCAGCATCGACTGAACTTATGGCTTCATGAATATATTGGTAATTTGTTCTCTTATTCATTTACAAAGGAATAATGCTTgtaacaaatccaaagactaaCTACTTCTTATGACACCACCACATCTAATTTTTCCATTCCCATTTATTTACAGCTACAAAGATATTGCAGTTCTATAGAAAACCAATTAATTGTGAACCGAACCAATTAATtgtgaaccgagactttgtacGATGGTGCTATTGGTCAGAGGCCATACACCATTCCACTTGTCAAGTTACCTTTCGTGCTGCTAACTTCGATTGTTGTTCACTCTTGGCTCCAGTACAAACCTGAAAAGCATAGTGCACTC is a window from the Rhodamnia argentea isolate NSW1041297 chromosome 8, ASM2092103v1, whole genome shotgun sequence genome containing:
- the LOC115736515 gene encoding 2-oxoisovalerate dehydrogenase subunit beta 1, mitochondrial; translated protein: MATTSTQRFGRRLASSVSRRRLSSSAGEIAVQRSQNPSLNLCSAINQALHIALDTDPRSYVFGEDVSFGGVFRCTVGLADRFGKSRVFNTPLCEQGIVGFGIGLAAMGNRAIAEIQFADYIYPAFDQIVNEAAKFRYRSGNQFNCGGLTIRAPYGAVGHGGHYHSQSPEAFFCHVPGIKVVIPRSPSQAKGLLISCIRDPNPIVFFEPKWLYRLAVEEVPEHDYMLPLSEAEVIREGTDITLVGWGAQLSIMEEACLDAENDGISCELIDLKTLIPWDKETVEASVRKTGRLLISHEAPVTGGFGAEISASIVERCFLRLEAPVARICGLDTPFPLVFEPFYLPTKNKILDAIKSTVNY
- the LOC115736517 gene encoding TATA-box-binding protein 2 — translated: MADQGLEGSQPVDLSKHPSGIVPTLQNIVSTVNLDCKLDLKAIALQARNAEYNPKRFAAVIMRIREPKTTALIFASGKMVCTGAKSEQQSKLAARKYARIIQKLGFPAKFKDFKIQNIVGSCDVKFPIRLEGLAYSHGAFSSYEPELFPGLIYRMKQPKIVLLIFVSGKIVLTGAKVREETYTAFENIYPVLTEFRKIQQ